The proteins below come from a single Eremothecium sinecaudum strain ATCC 58844 chromosome II, complete sequence genomic window:
- a CDS encoding HBR192Wp (Syntenic homolog of Ashbya gossypii AER225W; Syntenic homolog of Saccharomyces cerevisiae YDL019C (OSH2) and YAR042W (SWH1)): MNNENHREAEQCNQNSTISKPLLRLKLLDSLRHGDFSKLSQLLTSKDFEPLDNADVQEVVQLTLHYAVQVAPFTLTREIVANWIPERPNATHSSLVVLDINKQDSDGNTPLHLAALQSRSDVVQLLMSHPQINDCILNNSHLQAIEMCKNLNIAQAMQISRANYVGEIAHEFRLAFNNRDFAHLESILSNPRNAELLDINGNDPETGDTVLHEFVKKRDVIMVRWIIDHGGDPFKRDKRGRLPINSFGKGPSDKDHTVSENTKSAVDNEIRQLLEKAAREQSVIDVTNKLHELPSYKGYLRKWTNFAQGYKLRWFILSSDGTLSYYKDQDDSINACRGSLNMSTCYLHLDSSEKLKFEIIGGSNGTVRWHLKGNHPIETNKWVWAIQSAIRTAKDREIMVRASSNSGMHDQSVPAKTQQLSVNTAGVKTHNSPTSAAVSFGVNDASSNNARNQQLGSLVRSNSGSSVSSSDVELNDNLTDSGKQYVTKVKQNRLHVGIPGASNVQPQSGIDAYIQKPFAQNFLAEDSNLSPVTLAFSNNSLTSKLEDDYEDNEDEGEEGDEEDVLDRGSQGGFQNDEDEDLKVNYGPFAQELSILQRSIIIEITALNELLDDCGSVTSILPTAKRSLHTISKNFAQLNKLADKRDQRLVKMLSKQRDINNLWIKSVKELEMELIEKSEKLAAMDNDKKSLKKMLQKKLSEVAVVSESNSDGTNYSEVEHTRESTKQFAEIVEFIKCNQSSDEDDSDIDEFFDAEDPDKIDQSASLVSFSQHLTSVRSSMTPLPPSQSQKLAIDLITKDLTTPRDLAGKIPAETSATESGQAEVGRTVSVPPAMESTQVIQEISANTGVTESVTKCPPTTAVDHLHGGQVPVTDVQRVAQYMIDSEGTYLGYEDGVRKKLNLDKDERPKINLWSVLKSMIGKDMTRMNLPVTFNEPTSLLQRVGEDLEYSDLLDAAATFEDSTLRLLYVAAFLSSSHSSTIKRVAKPFNPLLGETFEYARPDKNYRLFTEQVSHHPPISATWTESPKWDFFGESYVDSKFYGRSFDIKHLGLWYLRLRPDNNDPEELYTWKKPNNSVIGILIGKPEVDNHGDVKVTNHTTGDYCLLHFKARGWRSANAFEVRGEVYDANDVKKWVLGGHWNDAIYAKRVMKNNATEDLNLDRVKRRRSITSAGPSYDGHKFMVWHINERPDSPFNLTSFAITLNAPQPSLMPWIAPTDSRRRPDQRAMEDGRYDEAAEEKRRVEDKQRQARRQREAENIVYQPRWFKKTTHPVTGQPYWEFNGEYWKLRKQRQLVTLPDIF; the protein is encoded by the coding sequence ATGAATAACGAAAATCATCGTGAAGCTGAGCAGTGCAATCAAAATAGTACTATAAGCAAACCTTTACTAAGGTTAAAATTATTGGATTCCCTACGTCATGGTGATTTCTCTAAGTTATCGCAATTGCTTACTTCTAAGGATTTTGAACCATTAGATAATGCGGATGTTCAAGAAGTTGTACAGTTAACACTTCATTATGCTGTACAGGTGGCCCCTTTTACACTAACGAGGGAAATTGTAGCGAATTGGATACCAGAGAGACCAAATGCTACTCACTCATCACTTGTAGTATTGGACATTAATAAGCAAGATTCAGATGGTAACACGCCATTACATCTTGCTGCTCTACAATCAAGAAGCGATGTCGTACAATTGTTAATGAGCCACCCACAGATAAATGATTGCATTCTGAACAATTCTCATCTACAGGCCATTGAAATGTGTAAGAATTTGAACATTGCACAGGCTATGCAAATAAGCAGAGCTAATTATGTTGGAGAAATTGCACATGAATTTAGATTGGCATTTAATAATAGGGATTTTGCTCATCTTGAGTCTATATTGAGCAACCCTAGGAATGCAGAGCTGCTTGATATTAATGGAAACGACCCTGAAACTGGTGATACTGTCCTACACGAATTTGTGAAAAAACGCGATGTGATAATGGTTCGTTGGATTATCGATCATGGTGGTGACCCCTTTAAACGAGACAAACGTGGCAGACTACCGATCAATTCTTTTGGAAAGGGACCATCTGATAAAGATCACACTGTATCCGAAAATACTAAGAGTGCGGTAGACAATGAAATAAGACAATTATTAGAAAAGGCGGCTAGGGAGCAGAGTGTTATAGATGTTACTAATAAGTTACATGAGCTACCGTCTTATAAGGGTTATTTGCGAAAATGGACGAATTTTGCTCAAGGTTACAAGCTGCGCTGGTTCATTTTAAGCTCCGATGGTACCTTATCTTACTATAAAGACCAAGACGATTCTATAAACGCTTGTCGCGGTTCCTTGAATATGTCCACTTGTTACCTACATTTAGATTCGAGTGAAAAGTTGAAGTTTGAAATAATTGGGGGAAGCAATGGTACCGTGAGGTGGCATTTGAAAGGAAATCATCCAATTGAAACGAACAAATGGGTTTGGGCGATCCAAAGCGCAATTAGAACCGCTAAAGACAGAGAAATTATGGTACGTGCATCATCGAATTCTGGTATGCATGATCAATCAGTGCCTGCAAAGACTCAACAGTTGTCGGTAAATACAGCAGGTGTTAAGACACACAATAGTCCGACAAGTGCTGCGGTGTCTTTTGGTGTGAATGATGCATCATCGAATAATGCTCGCAACCAGCAGTTGGGCTCACTCGTGCGTTCAAACTCCGGTTCCTCAGTTTCTTCTAGCGACGTTGAGTTGAACGATAATTTGACTGATTCTGGGAAGCAGTACGTTACTAAAGTCAAGCAAAATAGACTACACGTAGGCATTCCTGGCGCTTCAAATGTACAACCACAATCGGGTATTGATGCTTATATTCAGAAGCCTTTTGCTCAAAACTTCTTAGCTGAAGACTCTAACCTCTCTCCTGTAACGTTGGCATTCTCTAATAATTCTTTGACTTCGAAGCTTGAAGACGACTATGAGGACAATGAAGATGAAGGCGAGGAGGGCGATGAGGAAGATGTTCTTGATAGAGGTTCGCAAGGAGGATTTCaaaatgatgaagatgaagacCTGAAAGTAAACTACGGTCCATTTGCACAAGAATTGTCTATTTTGCAGCGCTCAATCATCATTGAGATTACGGCCTTGAATGAGCTTCTGGATGATTGTGGTTCTGTTACTTCGATTTTACCTACCGCTAAGAGATCGTTACATACTATCAGCAAGAATTTTGCACAATTGAATAAGTTGGCTGACAAAAGAGATCAACGCTTGGTGAAAATGCTCTCAAAACAAAGAGACATCAACAATCTATGGATCAAATCGGTCAAAGAGTTGGAAATGGAACTAATTGAGAAATCTGAGAAGTTGGCGGCAATGGATAATGATAAGAAGAGTTTAAAGAAAATGCTACAAAAGAAACTAAGTGAAGTTGCGGTAGTTTCAGAATCTAATTCGGATGGAACCAATTATTCTGAAGTTGAACATACGAGAGAATCAACTAAGCAATTCGCAGAAATTGTTGAATTTATCAAGTGTAACCAATCTTCTGATGAAGACGATTCTGACATCGACGAATTCTTTGACGCAGAAGACCCGGACAAAATTGATCAGTCTGCCAGCCTCGTTTCTTTTTCGCAGCATTTGACGTCAGTTCGTTCTAGTATGACGCCATTACCTCCATCGCAATCTCAAAAACTAGCAATAGATTTAATTACGAAGGACCTTACTACACCAAGAGACCTTGCTGGAAAAATCCCTGCTGAAACATCGGCAACCGAAAGTGGACAAGCAGAGGTTGGGAGAACTGTGTCTGTGCCCCCTGCCATGGAATCAACACAAGTAATCCAGGAAATCTCTGCAAACACTGGTGTTACCGAATCGGTTACAAAATGTCCACCTACTACGGCTGTGGATCACCTTCATGGTGGGCAAGTTCCGGTCACAGATGTTCAGCGTGTTGCACAGTATATGATAGATTCTGAGGGAACTTACCTTGGTTACGAGGATGGTGTGAGGAAAAAACTTAACCTGGATAAGGATGAGCGTCCAAAGATAAATTTATGGTCTGTGCTTAAGTCGATGATAGGCAAAGACATGACTCGTATGAACTTGCCCGTCACTTTCAACGAACCAACGTCTTTGTTACAGCGGGTAGGTGAAGACTTAGAATATAGTGATCTATTGGACGCTGCCGCTACCTTTGAAGATTCTACGTTGAGATTGTTATATGTTGCAGCTTTTCTGTCTTCTTCTCATTCATCAACCATTAAGCGTGTGGCAAAACCGTTCAATCCGCTTTTAGGGGAAACATTTGAGTATGCAAGACCAGACAAAAACTATAGGCTTTTTACTGAGCAGGTGTCACATCACCCTCCTATTTCTGCTACTTGGACTGAGTCTCCAAAATGGGACTTCTTTGGCGAATCATATGTTGACTCCAAATTTTACGGAAGATCTTTTGATATTAAACATTTGGGTTTGTGGTACCTAAGATTGCGTCCCGACAATAACGACCCGGAAGAATTATACACGTGGAAAAAACCAAACAATTCAGTTATTGGTATTCTAATTGGTAAGCCAGAAGTCGATAATCATGGTGATGTCAAAGTTACGAACCACACTACTGGCGATTATTGTTTACTACATTTTAAAGCTCGCGGCTGGCGCTCTGCTAACGCATTTGAAGTCAGGGGCGAGGTTTACGACGCCAATGACGTCAAAAAATGGGTATTGGGAGGCCATTGGAACGATGCTATTTATGCGAAACGGGTTATGAAAAATAACGCGACCGAGGATCTCAATCTTGATAGAGTCAAGCGTCGTCGTTCAATAACGTCCGCTGGTCCTAGCTATGATGGCCATAAATTTATGGTATGGCATATCAATGAGAGGCCAGATTCTCCGTTTAACTTAACATCTTTTGCGATCACATTGAACGCGCCACAACCAAGTTTAATGCCTTGGATAGCACCCACTGATAGTCGTCGGAGACCAGACCAAAGAGCTATGGAGGATGGCAGGTATGATGAGGCCGCTGAAGAGAAACGTCGTGTTGAGGATAAGCAGAGGCAAGCACGTAGACAAAGAGAAGCAGAGAATATTGTATACCAACCAAGATGGTTTAAGAAGACTACTCATCCTGTAACAGGGCAACCTTACTGGGAATTTAATGGCGAGTACTGGAAATTGAGGAAGCAACGTCAACTGGTCACACTGCCTGACATTTTCTAG